In a single window of the Vigna radiata var. radiata cultivar VC1973A unplaced genomic scaffold, Vradiata_ver6 scaffold_445, whole genome shotgun sequence genome:
- the LOC106754563 gene encoding zinc finger MYND domain-containing protein 15-like isoform X2 produces the protein MECAAKGSGKRCGGAATRLCTRCEAVAYCSLSHQIAHWSRHKHECDRLQQQMKSVEVLNDFPFTFSREATFQVCVKHEGRCSFLSNRGLHKVGMWMHECSCGASSASFDCLGLNNGWDLPSVLCPCGPNSLGLEQLHSWRDYYKWRSIPLDSPVALLLHWPLTIYHAARLVGITALNPEINEKLYIHYLGPEKELLQLVVFGELLALFPGFHVHIELVGPAIPPQRDGEKIQISKYACCNEDECECKIAIKNTYPGTESGSAVTLQLWRGLYHDRYRDIVKDSFPHLIIAPNGGIAAYSSWLPCIELIEKIGVPAVFTDYCEEACHLAASCIKTVSDRPPKLPVQLNPFRQPIAVEDSVLLLPCYSNCFXFGM, from the exons ATGGAGTGCGCAGCGAAAGGGAGCGGAAAACGGTGCGGCGGTGCCGCCACGCGTCTGTGCACTCGCTGCGAAGCCGTCGCTTATTGCTCTCTTTCTCACCAG ATTGCACACTGGAGTCGTCACAAACACGAGTGTGATAGGTTGCAACAACAGATGAAGAGTGTTGAAGTCCTCAACGATTTTCCCTTCACTTTCTCTCGCGAAGCCACGTTTCAG GTTTGTGTGAAGCACGAAGGTAGATGTTCATTTTTGAGCAACAGAGGTCTTCATAAAGTGGGAATGTGGATGCATGAATGCAGTTGTGGGGCGTCATCTGCTTCATTTGATTGTTTAGG TTTAAATAATGGTTGGGATCTCCCAAGTGTTTTATGTCCATGTG GGCCAAACTCTCTGGGATTAGAGCAATTGCATAGTTGGAGAGACTACTATAAGTGGAGAAGCATCCCACTAGACTCGCCTGTTGCTTTGCTTCTTCATTGG CCACTTACAATATATCATGCTGCTCGTCTTGTTGGAATTACAGCCTTGAATCCTGAAATCAATGAAAAGTTGTACATACATTACCTTG GACCTGAGAAAGAGTTGCTACAACTTGTTGTGTTTGGAGAATTACTGGCACTCTTCCCTGGTTTTCATGTTCATATAGAACTTGTTGGACCTGCAATTCCTCCTCAAAG GGATGgtgagaaaattcaaatttcaaagtaTGCTTGTTGCAATGAAGATGAGTGTGAGTGCAAAATagcaattaaaaatacatatccTGGAACAGAGTCTGGTTCAGCAGTGACATTGCAGCTTTGGCGAGGATTATATCATGACCGATATAGAGATATTGTTAAG GATTCCTTTCCTCACCTAATAATTGCTCCAAATGGTGGCATTGCTGCTTATTCCAGTTGGTTACCATGTATT GAGTTAATTGAAAAGATTGGCGTCCCAGCTGTTTTTACTGATTATTGCGAGGAAGCATGCCATCTTGCAGCAAGTTGTATTAAGACTGTGTCTGACCGTCCTCCTAAATTGCCA GTTCAGTTAAATCCTTTCAGGCAGCCCATAGCCGTGGAAGACAGCGTGCTATTATTGCCCTGCTACTCGAATTGCTTTCNTTTTGGGATGTAA
- the LOC106754563 gene encoding zinc finger MYND domain-containing protein 15-like isoform X1 yields the protein MECAAKGSGKRCGGAATRLCTRCEAVAYCSLSHQIAHWSRHKHECDRLQQQMKSVEVLNDFPFTFSREATFQVCVKHEGRCSFLSNRGLHKVGMWMHECSCGASSASFDCLGFCSLNNGWDLPSVLCPCGPNSLGLEQLHSWRDYYKWRSIPLDSPVALLLHWPLTIYHAARLVGITALNPEINEKLYIHYLGPEKELLQLVVFGELLALFPGFHVHIELVGPAIPPQRDGEKIQISKYACCNEDECECKIAIKNTYPGTESGSAVTLQLWRGLYHDRYRDIVKDSFPHLIIAPNGGIAAYSSWLPCIELIEKIGVPAVFTDYCEEACHLAASCIKTVSDRPPKLPVQLNPFRQPIAVEDSVLLLPCYSNCFXFGM from the exons ATGGAGTGCGCAGCGAAAGGGAGCGGAAAACGGTGCGGCGGTGCCGCCACGCGTCTGTGCACTCGCTGCGAAGCCGTCGCTTATTGCTCTCTTTCTCACCAG ATTGCACACTGGAGTCGTCACAAACACGAGTGTGATAGGTTGCAACAACAGATGAAGAGTGTTGAAGTCCTCAACGATTTTCCCTTCACTTTCTCTCGCGAAGCCACGTTTCAG GTTTGTGTGAAGCACGAAGGTAGATGTTCATTTTTGAGCAACAGAGGTCTTCATAAAGTGGGAATGTGGATGCATGAATGCAGTTGTGGGGCGTCATCTGCTTCATTTGATTGTTTAGG tttttgcagTTTAAATAATGGTTGGGATCTCCCAAGTGTTTTATGTCCATGTG GGCCAAACTCTCTGGGATTAGAGCAATTGCATAGTTGGAGAGACTACTATAAGTGGAGAAGCATCCCACTAGACTCGCCTGTTGCTTTGCTTCTTCATTGG CCACTTACAATATATCATGCTGCTCGTCTTGTTGGAATTACAGCCTTGAATCCTGAAATCAATGAAAAGTTGTACATACATTACCTTG GACCTGAGAAAGAGTTGCTACAACTTGTTGTGTTTGGAGAATTACTGGCACTCTTCCCTGGTTTTCATGTTCATATAGAACTTGTTGGACCTGCAATTCCTCCTCAAAG GGATGgtgagaaaattcaaatttcaaagtaTGCTTGTTGCAATGAAGATGAGTGTGAGTGCAAAATagcaattaaaaatacatatccTGGAACAGAGTCTGGTTCAGCAGTGACATTGCAGCTTTGGCGAGGATTATATCATGACCGATATAGAGATATTGTTAAG GATTCCTTTCCTCACCTAATAATTGCTCCAAATGGTGGCATTGCTGCTTATTCCAGTTGGTTACCATGTATT GAGTTAATTGAAAAGATTGGCGTCCCAGCTGTTTTTACTGATTATTGCGAGGAAGCATGCCATCTTGCAGCAAGTTGTATTAAGACTGTGTCTGACCGTCCTCCTAAATTGCCA GTTCAGTTAAATCCTTTCAGGCAGCCCATAGCCGTGGAAGACAGCGTGCTATTATTGCCCTGCTACTCGAATTGCTTTCNTTTTGGGATGTAA